Within Methanobrevibacter millerae, the genomic segment AGCTTAAGGACAACACCGCACTTTTAGAAGGCGTCGTTTCACGTAAAAAACAGGTCGTTCCTATAATGACCGAAAACGCATAGGTTTTAAATAAACCTACACCTTTCTTTTTTTTTAAAACAGCTTATCGAAAACCTGATCTGGCGTCTTATAGAATTCAAGATGATTCATCAATGCCGGCGGAGCACCCAGGGTCGCCACAGCGTTTTTCATAGGCAGGTGAATCTTTTCAGCACCGTCCTCCATTGCAACCCTAATCATTTCAGGCAAATTCATGAAAACTTCATCATCGAGTATAGCTATACATGAATCGATTGATGCATCTTTATCAAGGCTTTCAAATGCAACAAGCAACGGTAATTTAAACTGATATGTTACGGCTTCACCCGTTAAATTATCGAGCGTTATTTCATAATTTATGTCATCAAAATTCCTGGTGATTTCTTCCGTGATTTCGGAAGGTGAAACCTTAAGCTCATCTGAGCTTTTAACGGACAATCTGTAAATTCCGACCTCATCATCAGGTGAATTGGCAACGAAGAGAACTTCACCGGGATTCAGGGATTTCTCAAAGTATACCGTGTCGTTTTTTTCAAAAAGCAGATTTTCAGGTACTGGATCTTCTTCATCCTTTTGATTAAAAACCAGTCCTTCAGTGGATACCTGACCCGTTTCGTCAAATACAAGGCCGTTTCCCAAATCCATGCTTATTTTTTCTGAAGATTCCTCCTCACCATTCATTTGCTTCAATAGGGAGATAATCTCATCATTCTGCCTGATCAGCTTTTCATTCTGACTTACAATCCTTTCATTCAGGTCGATTAATTTATTCAAATTACCTTCAATCATGAAATCACCAAAATTTACTTAAAAAATATCTTTATAATTAATTCAATAAGTTATTTTCTTTTTTCAATTCAAAACATATAATAATCACTTAAATTATATTAAAAAATAATGGAGTGATTATTTTGACAAGAAAGATAAAAATCATTATAATAATAGCTGTTATTCTGGTAGGAGCTTCATTATTTTTATACACAAACTTCAGCGGGAACTCCTCCACCAATAGCGGACACTGGGAAAATGATGTAGGTACCGTCAACAAGACAGTTTACGGAAACGCCAATGCAAAAACGGAAATGGTTCTGATTGCAGGAATTCATCCAAGAGAACCCTTATCAATCGAACCTGAAATAAAGGCTGCAGAAGAGTTTGCAAAAAACAATGACGTTAAGTTTACGGTTTATCACGTTAACGTAACCAAAGACGCAACCGATTATGATAAAAGCCGTGAAAACGGTGAAGGCCTGGTTCATGATTTTGTAATGCCTGACGTTATAAACAATACCCATGCGGATTCCATCATAATCAGCCATTCACACATTGAAGGATACGGTCAAGGATTCTACCTGGCTACACCTGCAATGGACAACGCATCAGTTGCAATTGCACAAAAGATTGCTAACGAAAGCAGTTTCAACTACTTCCCAAGAAACACAAGCCAGCCGGTTCAGGCAACATCAGCAAAGCTCGTTTCAATACCATTGGCTGAAGCGGGAAATCCTACTTTCGTTTATGAAATACCTGAAAACATCACCGATCAGGATTCAACCGACAAGGCCCTTGAGCTTTTCGGACTGATGTTTAATATCGTTAAAAAGTAATAGATTTTATTATCTATTACAAATTTTTTTATATTGGCAATATTCACAGTGCTTTCCTTCTTTTGACGGGAAATTTTTGCTTATAATATTATCTGCCGTAGCATTTAACTCGTTTAAGACTTCTTTTTCCTTTTCATCGGAAATGTCGATTGAAATCATCTTTTTTGATTTGATTGCATAAACATATAACTTTTCAATTTCAACGTCTGAAAACTTCTGGTTTTTATCCTTTAGGGCTGCACGGTATAAATGCAACTGTTTTGAGTACTTATCAATGAATTTAGACTCTATTGCAGTGTTTTTATAATCAAGAATTCCGATATTGCCATCCTTGTCCTTAAATATCAAGTCTATGATGCCCGCCATCGAATAGCTGTCCGTTTTAATGAAGAACAGATATTCGGACTCGATGATTTCAAGATCTCTTCCCTCATGATCATAGTAATGGATTACGTCATGTGTAATCGTTTCAAGCTTTCTTTTGTAGCGCTCCTCATCCTCAAGCTCCAAAGCGATGTTTGAAGTGTGGAATAATCTGGAAACGATTTTTTTAACACGGTCGTTGCCGATGTATGTATTGTTTTCGGCTTTGATTTTTTTATTAATTACTTCCAATGCCTTATGAATGAAAATACCGTCATCCAGCTTGTTCGGATTTGAGGTTCTGAAATCGACCTCATAGGCCATCCTGTACTTGAAAGGACATTCCAGATAATCTTCCAGGGCAGAAAAGCTCAAAGTAATCAGTTCGGCATCCGCATCTTTTGGAGGCTTGTCGATAACGTTAATGTCAATGTCATGAGGGTTGATTAACCTGCAGTAATCAAGGTTTTCGTCAATGGCATTCTGAACGCTGTCAGGTCCCTTATTGATTGACTTTAAGTAATCCGTATCATCTAAACGATTATAAGCCGTTTCCACTTCAGCTTCACATCCATTAACGATTGATGACAATATCAGCGTGTCCTCTGCTCTTGTCATTGCAACGTAGATTACGCGCTCCTCTTCCCAGTTGTGCATCTTAAGCTCCTCTTCCTCATCCTCAAAGTTCTTGTATTCAAGACAATCACATGGAGTGTAATATACAGGCCTTCCCATCATGTATCCGCTTTCGGGATTCGGATTCCTGTATTTCAGAGGATATCTGTTTTCATTTAAAGAAGCGAGAATTACAACCGGAAACTCAAGTCCCTTGGATTTGTGGACTGTCATTATCTGAACGCCCCTTGAATCCTCAACATAGGATGCGTAGCTTTCGATATTCCTGTAAATGAACCAGTAGGCTCCCCTGATATCTCGGTCATACATCATGTCCTCATAGCTGTCGAAGGTATTCGTTATGACGGAGAGGTTATTGATCAATTCGCTGTCATCATTAATGACGTCAACGCTTAAGCAATCGGTTATTTCAGTTAATAATGTTAAATAAATGTCTAAGATTGTTGGCCTTTCGCTGTATTTAAGGTCTTCATCGAAAATGTCTGATTTCAAAGCATTTAGTTTACGGAAGAATTCCAAATCGTTACTATCAGTAACGCCATATTTAACGAGGTTTTCATCGGTTAATACCGGCTTTTCAACAGTCTTGAATATTTCCTCTAAAATCTCTTCGTCACGGTTGAAAACTCCTGCAAAACTTCTCAATCTGGATTTCTTGCCTGTGAATTTCTCATAAGCAACCTTTTCAGCGGCAATCACCTGATTTTCATAATCGTCCTGCAAATCATTTAAAATAGCTTTGGTATCATCTGATAAATCAAATAGCTTCTGCTCGAAGTTTGCACCTGTGTAAGCCTTCAGGTTAAGCCATTCCTTTTCCCAGCGGGTTAAAATGATTTTATCGGAATCTTCATCCTCAATCAAATGATGCAGCAATGTCAGAATGGATTTGATTTCATCCTTATCAAACAAATCGTTTCTTCCCTTAATCTGGTAAGGAATGTCATTTTCAGCCAATAGCTCAATTAACGGGTCAATACAGGATGATGCACCCTTGACTGATCTTGTAAGGATTCCTATTTCATCATAGCTGTTGATTTTGCCGTTATCATACAGATATTTAATGATATTGAAGATGTTAAGCGCTTCACTTTTATTGTCCGGGTTAATGAGATAGTAAACTTCATTGTTAACGTCACGACCGCATTTGGCTTTCTTTAATGCGGAGTTTTGTGACTGCTGATGCCTTATGTAATCCTGGCTGATATCGATGATTTCATAGGTTGAGCGATAATTGGTTGGAAGGCTTTTCGGCTCGACATCATCACCATGCAAATCAGCCAGATAATCGAAATAATTCTCGCTTGAGCCCCTAAAACCGTAAATGCTCTGGTTAATGTCACCTACAACAGTGAATGAATCCGTATTTTCCATTAATATCTCAAAGATTTCCATCTGAACCGGATCGGTATCCTGAAACTCATCGATTAAAATGTTTTTAAAGCGCGTTTCCGGGTTTTTCCTCAATATTTCAAGGGCCTTAACCTGCATATGATTGAAATCGGTAACGTTATACTTATTCAGCAAATCCTTATAAATCTCATATGATTTGGCAATCTGCAGGTATTTCGCATTGTACCATGCCTTTTTAAACTCCTCATTTTCACGAACCTCATCGCGCGGGAATGCTCCGTCGTTTTCGGCCATGTATTCATTGACAAAGTGAACGTATTCATCGCAAACCGGATGGGTATTTTCAATATACTCAACCAGTTTGGGAGTGTCAACCTTGAATGTGCAGTATTCGTTGTATTTGCGGATAACGTCTCCCACCTCTCTTTTCGGCAGGTAACACTCACCTACAAAGCCGAGCTCATCAGCATGCTTTCCAATGAACATGTTTATCTTTTCGCCCAGATCATCGTCAATGACGTCAAAACCGACCGCTCCGCTTTTTTCAAGGATTTTGCTGCAGAATGAATGAATCGTTGATATCTGCATCTTTTTGATGTCAGTGCTTGAAATGTTGTCGTCTGCAAGCCTGTCCTGAAGCTCATCGGCGGCCTTTCTGGAAAAGGTAATTATCAGAAGGCTTGAGGGATCTATTCCAACTTCATTTAACAGGTATTTTACTCTCTCAATTATTACGCGGGTCTTTCCGGCGCCGGGGCCCGCTTCAACGCTTAAATATTTGTCACCAGTGTATGTTACTACGCTTTCTTGTTCGGGATTCAATTGCATGGTTATTAATTTGTATATATTATGATTTAAAATTTTACCAAAACACTAAGTTTTTATAATTTCAAAAACATACTAAAAAACAATTTAAAAGGACTGTTTAAGATGTTAAGTATTAATCAATGTTATCTGGATTTTGTTAATAAAATATTAAAAGAAGGAAAGGAAACCTATAAGGACAGCAATCATCATTTAAAGGAAAGTTTAGGAAACTTCTACATTATAGATGACCCATTGGACTTGAAATTCAGGGCCAAATATCAGAATTACACTACAGACATGATGCTTGCAGACATCAAATCCGGAAGGTTTGACATGGAAGCCTGCCCTATCAAAAGCGATGCACTATATGAATACGTCAGGTCAGTAGAAGACCCTGAAATCATCAACAACACCCAGGGATTCGTCTACACCTATCCTAACCGTATCTTTGCGCATTTTGATGTGGATCAGTTTGAAAGCATGAAAAAAAGGATATTGACCGCTACAGGATCAAACCGTGCAGTTGCAGTTACGATAAACCCTATTGAAGATGCCGAAGAGGAAGATATCCCATGTCTGCAGTTCCTGCAGTGCATAGTGCGTGACAATGAACTGACAATTCACTGTATCTTCAGAAG encodes:
- a CDS encoding ATP-dependent DNA helicase, producing MQLNPEQESVVTYTGDKYLSVEAGPGAGKTRVIIERVKYLLNEVGIDPSSLLIITFSRKAADELQDRLADDNISSTDIKKMQISTIHSFCSKILEKSGAVGFDVIDDDLGEKINMFIGKHADELGFVGECYLPKREVGDVIRKYNEYCTFKVDTPKLVEYIENTHPVCDEYVHFVNEYMAENDGAFPRDEVRENEEFKKAWYNAKYLQIAKSYEIYKDLLNKYNVTDFNHMQVKALEILRKNPETRFKNILIDEFQDTDPVQMEIFEILMENTDSFTVVGDINQSIYGFRGSSENYFDYLADLHGDDVEPKSLPTNYRSTYEIIDISQDYIRHQQSQNSALKKAKCGRDVNNEVYYLINPDNKSEALNIFNIIKYLYDNGKINSYDEIGILTRSVKGASSCIDPLIELLAENDIPYQIKGRNDLFDKDEIKSILTLLHHLIEDEDSDKIILTRWEKEWLNLKAYTGANFEQKLFDLSDDTKAILNDLQDDYENQVIAAEKVAYEKFTGKKSRLRSFAGVFNRDEEILEEIFKTVEKPVLTDENLVKYGVTDSNDLEFFRKLNALKSDIFDEDLKYSERPTILDIYLTLLTEITDCLSVDVINDDSELINNLSVITNTFDSYEDMMYDRDIRGAYWFIYRNIESYASYVEDSRGVQIMTVHKSKGLEFPVVILASLNENRYPLKYRNPNPESGYMMGRPVYYTPCDCLEYKNFEDEEEELKMHNWEEERVIYVAMTRAEDTLILSSIVNGCEAEVETAYNRLDDTDYLKSINKGPDSVQNAIDENLDYCRLINPHDIDINVIDKPPKDADAELITLSFSALEDYLECPFKYRMAYEVDFRTSNPNKLDDGIFIHKALEVINKKIKAENNTYIGNDRVKKIVSRLFHTSNIALELEDEERYKRKLETITHDVIHYYDHEGRDLEIIESEYLFFIKTDSYSMAGIIDLIFKDKDGNIGILDYKNTAIESKFIDKYSKQLHLYRAALKDKNQKFSDVEIEKLYVYAIKSKKMISIDISDEKEKEVLNELNATADNIISKNFPSKEGKHCEYCQYKKICNR
- a CDS encoding thymidylate synthase; the protein is MLSINQCYLDFVNKILKEGKETYKDSNHHLKESLGNFYIIDDPLDLKFRAKYQNYTTDMMLADIKSGRFDMEACPIKSDALYEYVRSVEDPEIINNTQGFVYTYPNRIFAHFDVDQFESMKKRILTATGSNRAVAVTINPIEDAEEEDIPCLQFLQCIVRDNELTIHCIFRSNDIFGAFYSNMFFIAYLGIKMKEEVNEEIMGTKLNFGGIHYHSTSGHIYNTDLKAARKLIANNK